A genome region from Alkalimarinus coralli includes the following:
- a CDS encoding glutathione peroxidase: protein MLQSREGHAVPQVTFPIRENNEWKQVTSKELFEGKTVVLFALPGAFTPTCSSTHLPRYNELAGVFKENGVDSIICLSVNDPFVMDAWKENQNAENIYFLPDGNAEFSEGMGLAVDKNELGFGKRSWRYSMLVKDGIIEKMFIEPQKPGDPFEVSDADTMLNYINEEAKLPARVTLFSKPGCSHCHRARNLLDAKGIRYEDIELGQNGISYSSLQAVTGKGTTPQVFVDGVLIGGADELEVYMSR, encoded by the coding sequence ATGTTGCAATCTAGAGAAGGCCACGCAGTTCCACAAGTTACATTTCCGATCAGAGAGAACAATGAGTGGAAACAAGTTACATCTAAAGAGCTTTTTGAAGGTAAAACCGTCGTTTTATTTGCATTGCCAGGTGCATTTACGCCTACCTGCTCAAGCACGCACTTACCTCGATACAATGAATTGGCAGGCGTGTTCAAAGAGAATGGTGTTGATAGCATCATCTGTTTATCAGTTAACGACCCGTTTGTGATGGATGCCTGGAAAGAGAACCAGAATGCAGAAAATATCTACTTTTTGCCTGACGGAAATGCGGAGTTCTCAGAAGGCATGGGCTTAGCCGTAGACAAAAATGAGCTGGGCTTTGGCAAGCGCTCATGGCGTTATTCAATGCTGGTAAAAGACGGCATTATTGAAAAAATGTTTATTGAGCCACAAAAGCCAGGCGACCCTTTTGAAGTATCTGACGCAGACACCATGCTTAACTACATCAATGAGGAAGCCAAGTTACCCGCAAGAGTAACGCTTTTTAGCAAGCCTGGCTGCTCACACTGCCACAGAGCAAGAAACCTTTTGGACGCCAAAGGTATTCGATATGAAGATATTGAGTTGGGGCAAAATGGTATTAGCTATAGTTCACTACAAGCCGTTACCGGAAAAGGAACAACACCTCAAGTATTTGTTGATGGGGTTCTGATTGGTGGCGCAGATGAACTGGAAGTGTATATGAGCCGCTAG
- a CDS encoding LysE family translocator, which translates to MSVLEYWPEFLTVVTVHLLAVASPGPDFAVVVRQSISLGRKEAIWTSIGVGAGILLHVTYSLLGLGLLISQSVLAFNILKVLAVGYLLFVSWQCINAKPQSLNLSQSDTPNSRLLSYHSAMSCFRLGFLTNALNPKATLFFVALFTVVISPGTPTAVQLFYGLWMAFATGLWFIGLSLFLSQQRVRSFFSHFGHWVERVMGGALILLAGKLAFATLDSPDPS; encoded by the coding sequence ATGTCTGTATTAGAGTATTGGCCAGAGTTTCTAACGGTTGTAACCGTTCACCTTCTTGCCGTCGCCAGCCCTGGCCCCGACTTCGCTGTCGTCGTAAGACAAAGTATTAGTTTAGGCCGTAAAGAAGCGATATGGACCAGCATAGGGGTGGGAGCCGGTATCCTGCTCCATGTGACGTACTCGTTGTTAGGGTTAGGGCTATTGATATCTCAATCAGTCCTGGCATTTAATATTCTCAAGGTTCTCGCAGTTGGCTATCTGCTTTTTGTCAGTTGGCAATGCATAAACGCAAAACCACAGTCGCTAAACCTGAGTCAATCCGATACACCGAACAGCCGCCTGCTGTCATATCATTCGGCGATGTCGTGCTTCCGCCTCGGTTTTTTAACCAACGCGTTAAACCCTAAAGCCACACTGTTTTTTGTGGCGCTTTTTACTGTCGTCATCAGCCCTGGTACTCCAACCGCCGTGCAACTCTTTTATGGTCTATGGATGGCCTTTGCGACCGGGCTTTGGTTTATCGGGTTATCGCTGTTTCTCTCGCAACAGCGGGTTCGCTCTTTTTTCTCGCACTTTGGGCACTGGGTCGAGCGTGTAATGGGGGGAGCACTCATCCTCTTAGCCGGAAAGCTGGCATTTGCTACGTTAGATAGCCCAGACCCGTCATAG
- a CDS encoding methyl-accepting chemotaxis protein: MLTFFKSMVSSKLLKPVFAALIVISIVQVLLFIVLTSSNVNSLNHSIESGLKNSEQQITTQLAQTNSQVETLIQQMADKTGQSLSATLALNFEKEELIIEESFQYSLEQSSRTLATVLAQIAPPYIWDNDTPELTRIVEMAHQTDNVVFAIFLDKESKPLTRYLNRKDPIIKDLISSSQVRGSVNKVLEAAPKNNDISVIYEPINSRDVEIGKFVLGISNAQVVSEVQSLKDRFSKLINDSNKTVKETMREESVNVVAALQTSLKETTNDLGETISSSINTISSGATNLTVSLTTLVIIASLVTLLCMAFLLTKLVLNKINSLRKALWGIAEGEGDLTQRAQITGSDEITNMATALNRFIEKTQSIITEVNLAADNASNMTGTLANTANTANSAVNRQQNEIEQISSAISQMSSSIQHVAESIQTAAKNVEDIQSESSEASSISTQVNAQLNQLIRDITNANQVVMELETHSNQIGSVLDVIRGIAEQTNLLALNAAIEAARAGESGRGFAVVADEVRALASKTQQSTTEIQQSIEGLQEGSKSAVNAINTANRVAKESIDSFSNSDAHLESVSTSVTQLFDLSTEVASMAEEQTHVAEEINRNIVNINEATEQTASSVNRAAASSTEIDDVVKLLKDKVSQFKVE, from the coding sequence GTGCTAACATTTTTCAAGTCAATGGTCAGCAGTAAACTACTGAAGCCGGTTTTTGCCGCATTGATTGTTATCTCTATCGTGCAGGTTTTGCTGTTTATTGTACTCACCTCAAGTAACGTAAACAGCCTCAACCATAGTATCGAGTCGGGCCTGAAAAACAGCGAACAACAGATAACAACCCAGCTCGCTCAGACAAATTCTCAGGTGGAAACACTCATTCAACAGATGGCCGATAAAACCGGCCAATCGCTTTCGGCAACGCTTGCGCTCAACTTTGAAAAAGAAGAACTGATAATAGAAGAGAGCTTCCAATATTCGCTAGAGCAATCATCAAGGACACTTGCAACGGTGCTCGCTCAAATAGCACCGCCTTATATTTGGGACAACGATACGCCTGAGCTGACACGCATTGTAGAAATGGCGCATCAGACAGACAATGTTGTGTTTGCTATATTCCTGGACAAGGAAAGCAAGCCACTCACTCGCTACCTGAACCGCAAAGACCCCATCATAAAAGACCTCATTTCCAGCAGCCAGGTTCGCGGTTCAGTTAACAAAGTACTCGAGGCAGCCCCCAAAAATAACGACATTTCGGTTATCTACGAACCAATAAATTCAAGAGATGTTGAAATAGGCAAGTTTGTCTTAGGGATCAGCAACGCGCAGGTTGTTTCAGAAGTTCAGTCGCTAAAAGATCGCTTTAGTAAACTTATAAACGATAGCAATAAGACCGTTAAAGAGACGATGAGAGAAGAGTCGGTCAATGTTGTTGCTGCATTACAAACATCACTCAAAGAAACCACCAACGATCTGGGCGAAACGATTTCATCATCAATCAACACGATCAGTTCCGGGGCAACAAACTTAACAGTATCTCTAACAACCTTGGTCATTATTGCTTCATTGGTAACCTTACTATGCATGGCATTTTTGCTGACCAAGCTCGTGCTTAATAAAATTAATAGCCTGAGAAAAGCCTTATGGGGTATTGCTGAGGGCGAAGGGGATCTTACTCAGCGAGCGCAAATTACCGGGAGCGACGAGATTACCAACATGGCAACGGCACTCAACCGTTTTATAGAAAAAACGCAAAGTATCATTACAGAGGTTAACCTCGCTGCGGATAACGCCTCAAATATGACAGGCACATTGGCCAATACGGCAAACACGGCTAACAGTGCGGTAAATAGACAACAGAATGAGATTGAGCAGATATCATCAGCTATTTCTCAAATGAGCAGTTCAATTCAGCATGTTGCAGAGAGCATTCAAACAGCCGCAAAAAATGTAGAAGATATTCAATCGGAATCCAGCGAAGCCTCCAGCATTTCCACTCAGGTAAACGCTCAGTTAAACCAGTTGATAAGAGATATAACGAATGCAAATCAGGTTGTTATGGAGCTTGAAACCCATAGCAACCAGATCGGCTCCGTGCTCGATGTAATTAGAGGCATCGCCGAACAGACCAACCTTCTGGCACTAAACGCAGCGATAGAGGCTGCCAGAGCTGGAGAGAGTGGACGAGGGTTTGCAGTGGTTGCCGACGAAGTTAGAGCGTTGGCCAGCAAAACACAGCAATCAACGACAGAAATTCAACAAAGCATTGAGGGCCTTCAAGAGGGCAGTAAATCTGCCGTCAATGCCATTAACACGGCAAACCGGGTAGCCAAAGAAAGCATTGACTCATTTAGCAATTCAGATGCCCATTTAGAGAGTGTTTCGACTTCGGTCACACAGCTATTTGACCTATCAACAGAAGTAGCCTCAATGGCAGAAGAGCAAACTCATGTTGCAGAGGAGATTAATCGCAATATTGTAAATATTAATGAAGCAACAGAACAGACTGCGTCATCGGTAAACCGGGCTGCAGCCTCAAGCACTGAAATAGACGATGTGGTTAAATTGCTAAAAGATAAGGTGTCCCAGTTTAAAGTTGAGTAA
- a CDS encoding 3-deoxy-7-phosphoheptulonate synthase gives MTHLTSTSLNHATVAATSSTSVEVLPSPAVIKRQLQAKPALLFEVQQHQQSIHRIVNGEDARMLVVTGPCSIHDTASAIDYGRRLAHLSAQVSDRLCIVMRCYFEKPRTTVGWKGLLHDPSLNGSDNMEQGVRLSRTLLLELAAMGLPLATEALSPLAISYYDDLISWVAIGARTTESQPHREMASGLNAAVGFKNATDGSFATAIHSMKSAASPHAFMGVSDNGEVGVVRTGGNVNGHIVLRGGNGQPNYDALNIARCQHALRDAGLNERIMIDCSHENSGKDHLQQPNVLSDIAEQVSSGNRSIMGVMIESHINEGRQNISEEMEYGVSITDACMSWEQTEKSIRALYEQCG, from the coding sequence ATGACACACTTAACGAGTACAAGCTTAAATCACGCTACGGTGGCAGCGACCTCCTCTACCAGCGTGGAGGTTTTGCCATCACCTGCTGTGATTAAACGCCAGTTGCAAGCTAAACCGGCGTTGTTATTTGAGGTTCAACAGCATCAGCAGAGCATTCATCGTATCGTAAATGGTGAGGATGCACGAATGCTGGTGGTGACAGGGCCTTGCTCTATTCACGATACCGCGTCTGCGATTGATTATGGTCGACGACTTGCGCACCTGTCAGCCCAAGTGAGTGATCGCTTGTGTATAGTGATGCGTTGCTATTTTGAAAAACCCAGAACCACCGTCGGCTGGAAAGGGTTGCTGCACGACCCATCCCTGAATGGCTCTGACAATATGGAGCAAGGAGTCAGGTTATCTCGAACCTTGCTGCTAGAGCTTGCTGCCATGGGGCTTCCCCTGGCAACAGAAGCCCTCAGCCCGTTGGCGATTAGCTACTATGACGACCTGATCAGTTGGGTCGCGATTGGTGCGAGAACCACTGAATCTCAACCGCACAGAGAGATGGCCAGTGGGCTTAATGCGGCGGTGGGGTTTAAAAATGCAACAGACGGCAGCTTTGCAACAGCTATTCACTCCATGAAGTCGGCGGCCAGTCCCCATGCGTTTATGGGAGTATCTGACAATGGGGAAGTGGGTGTTGTTCGTACGGGGGGGAACGTAAATGGCCACATTGTGCTCAGAGGTGGAAATGGGCAGCCGAATTATGATGCACTAAATATTGCCCGTTGCCAGCACGCATTGCGTGATGCCGGGTTAAATGAACGTATTATGATTGACTGTAGCCATGAAAACTCAGGGAAAGACCACCTTCAGCAGCCCAACGTCCTAAGTGATATAGCAGAGCAGGTTAGTTCAGGTAATCGGTCAATTATGGGCGTGATGATTGAGAGTCATATCAATGAGGGGCGCCAGAACATATCTGAGGAGATGGAATACGGCGTCTCAATCACTGATGCCTGCATGAGCTGGGAGCAAACCGAAAAATCTATTCGAGCGCTTTATGAGCAATGCGGTTAA
- a CDS encoding secretin N-terminal domain-containing protein encodes MKFSRVKTASRPLVRSSLVLILFILSASVLAQTVEVISIQHRSAEDIAQQVKALYPEQELRIVGHNKQLTVRASAPIVDEVKQLVSSLDTPPHQFLISISNDMNHKQLQSGISGAASISTNSASSNGVKISAHNKTYQTRGSGNQTVRAVEGHSAYISAGQKRPVRGRQLVNGQWVNSVDYIDMTRGFYVQPRLIGESQVELKIRSQQNRSSKQHYNEIDTTTVETIQVVRLGEWVSIGGSSTANNNHQSGISYSTQRQSVEDQNVTIKVELVTQ; translated from the coding sequence ATGAAATTCAGCAGGGTTAAAACAGCCAGCAGGCCGCTGGTCAGATCAAGCTTGGTGCTTATACTTTTTATTTTAAGTGCATCTGTGCTTGCTCAAACGGTTGAGGTTATTTCTATACAACACCGTTCAGCCGAAGATATCGCCCAACAAGTCAAGGCACTCTACCCTGAACAGGAATTACGAATCGTTGGCCACAACAAGCAACTTACCGTAAGAGCTAGCGCTCCTATAGTCGATGAGGTTAAACAACTCGTTTCATCATTGGATACGCCACCGCATCAATTTTTAATCAGTATCTCAAACGATATGAACCATAAGCAGTTGCAATCTGGTATCTCTGGCGCTGCATCAATATCAACCAATTCTGCCAGCAGTAACGGAGTTAAAATATCTGCTCACAACAAAACATATCAAACACGAGGTTCGGGAAATCAAACCGTAAGGGCGGTAGAGGGTCACTCAGCCTATATCAGCGCAGGCCAAAAAAGGCCTGTCAGAGGCCGCCAACTGGTCAATGGCCAATGGGTCAACTCAGTGGATTACATTGATATGACCCGCGGCTTTTATGTTCAACCCAGGCTTATTGGGGAAAGCCAGGTTGAGCTGAAGATTCGATCTCAGCAAAACCGCTCAAGTAAACAACATTACAATGAAATAGACACCACGACGGTCGAGACAATACAGGTGGTCAGACTGGGTGAGTGGGTTAGTATCGGCGGAAGTTCGACAGCTAACAACAACCATCAAAGCGGGATCAGCTACTCCACCCAACGACAGAGCGTGGAAGATCAAAATGTAACCATTAAAGTAGAGCTGGTGACGCAATAG